A genomic segment from Leptospira fainei serovar Hurstbridge str. BUT 6 encodes:
- a CDS encoding glycogen/starch/alpha-glucan phosphorylase, protein MRGRHSKLWKLFESNSKVNEKLLRRSIARRLEYDLGKYKRTIRNQDLYQAVALSIRDILISRWNEFQDSVRSVRGKRVYYISMEFLIGTLLESNLVNLGLRDLTEKVLRDFGYNLEKIAREEHDAALGNGGLGRLAACFLESMATLNIPCQGNGIRYEYGIFHQKIEDGYQIEAPDNWLSQENPWEISRFDLSYPVHFYGSVVKKNLPDGKTESLWIPGETIIAQAYDILVPGYNTKSVANLRLWKSKSSAEFNLDYFNHGDYLKAVEDKEKGENISKILYPNDNIIQGKELRLKQEYLLTSATIQDALHTFIEEEDGDPVWEHLPERTFFQMNDTHPSLGVPELMRLLTDKHGLQWEKAWAITKECFGYTNHTVMPEALETWNVDLLGWLLPRHLEIIYSINYYFIEHLKKRGEKQDTIANLSLVSETIPKSVRMSHLAIIGSTSVNGVSDLHTSIIKEKLFPDFDRIYPGKFRNVTNGITYRRWLLVSNPGLTKLISDSIGKEWQANLNALHKLEPFISDAGFREKWRLCRRSNKIQLASIISRSCDQKVDPDSIFDAQVKRIHEYKRQLLNVLRIIRDYRRIIDDPNLDYTPRTIIFSGKAAPGYYRAKKIIKLIHSVATVVNGDPKVRDKLKVVFLPDYRVSLADRIFPACDVSEQISTAGTEASGTGNMKFALSGAITIGTLDGANIEILEDVKAENFYIFGKTVSELAKMKAEGYSSVLLYEQDALVRELVDSLRDDFLAGNPADLFEDLVSSITDEGDRYFILADLHSYLEQQDLISRDFKDTGNWTRKSIINTCKSIRFSSDNTVQKYADQIWKVRRVVC, encoded by the coding sequence ATGCGCGGTCGTCATAGTAAACTTTGGAAATTATTCGAATCCAATTCGAAAGTAAACGAGAAATTATTAAGGAGATCCATTGCTCGAAGGCTCGAATATGATTTGGGTAAATACAAACGGACTATCAGGAATCAGGATTTATACCAGGCAGTGGCTCTGAGTATACGCGATATCCTGATCAGTCGGTGGAATGAATTTCAGGATTCCGTTCGAAGTGTCAGAGGTAAAAGGGTATATTATATATCTATGGAATTCCTTATCGGAACCCTTCTTGAGAGTAATCTTGTCAATTTGGGTTTGAGGGATCTAACTGAGAAGGTTTTACGGGATTTCGGGTACAATTTGGAAAAGATAGCGAGAGAGGAGCATGATGCGGCGTTAGGAAACGGCGGACTAGGTCGTTTAGCGGCCTGTTTCTTAGAAAGTATGGCTACGCTTAATATTCCTTGCCAAGGAAACGGAATTCGATACGAGTACGGCATATTTCACCAAAAGATAGAAGACGGGTATCAAATAGAGGCTCCGGACAATTGGTTAAGTCAGGAAAATCCCTGGGAAATTTCCCGTTTCGATTTATCTTACCCGGTACACTTTTACGGCTCCGTCGTTAAGAAAAATCTTCCCGATGGCAAGACGGAATCTCTTTGGATTCCCGGAGAAACGATTATCGCGCAGGCTTACGATATATTGGTGCCCGGTTATAATACTAAGTCCGTCGCAAATCTTAGGTTATGGAAGTCTAAATCGAGCGCCGAGTTCAATTTAGACTATTTTAACCATGGAGATTATCTCAAAGCGGTCGAGGATAAGGAAAAGGGAGAGAACATTTCTAAGATTCTATATCCGAACGATAATATCATTCAAGGAAAAGAACTTAGACTGAAGCAGGAATATTTACTTACCAGTGCGACTATTCAGGACGCATTACACACGTTTATAGAGGAGGAGGATGGCGATCCTGTTTGGGAACATTTGCCGGAGCGGACCTTCTTTCAGATGAACGACACTCATCCTTCCTTGGGAGTCCCGGAGCTTATGAGGCTTTTAACGGACAAACATGGACTCCAATGGGAAAAAGCTTGGGCGATTACGAAAGAATGTTTCGGTTATACGAATCATACGGTTATGCCTGAGGCTTTGGAAACGTGGAACGTGGATTTATTGGGGTGGTTATTGCCTAGACATCTCGAGATCATCTATTCGATAAATTACTATTTTATAGAACATCTGAAGAAAAGAGGAGAAAAGCAGGATACTATCGCGAATCTTTCGCTGGTTAGCGAGACTATCCCTAAAAGTGTTCGCATGTCCCATCTTGCGATCATCGGATCGACGTCCGTTAACGGAGTATCAGATTTGCATACTTCGATTATAAAAGAGAAATTGTTCCCCGATTTTGACCGTATATATCCCGGTAAATTCCGAAATGTGACGAATGGAATCACTTATCGTCGATGGCTTCTCGTATCGAATCCGGGCCTAACAAAATTGATCAGTGATTCGATCGGAAAGGAATGGCAGGCGAACTTAAATGCATTACATAAATTGGAACCTTTCATTTCGGATGCCGGCTTTCGGGAGAAATGGAGGCTCTGTAGAAGATCGAACAAGATCCAGCTCGCCTCGATTATATCCCGCTCTTGCGATCAGAAAGTCGATCCGGATTCCATTTTCGATGCTCAGGTTAAGAGGATTCACGAATATAAGAGACAGCTATTGAATGTCTTACGAATTATAAGAGATTATAGACGAATTATAGACGACCCTAACTTGGATTATACTCCCAGGACGATTATTTTTTCCGGGAAAGCGGCTCCGGGTTATTATAGAGCAAAGAAAATCATAAAATTAATCCATTCCGTCGCGACGGTAGTAAACGGAGATCCGAAAGTACGAGACAAGTTGAAAGTGGTTTTTTTACCGGATTATCGGGTAAGCTTAGCGGATCGAATTTTTCCCGCGTGCGACGTTTCCGAACAAATTTCCACAGCCGGAACGGAGGCGTCTGGAACCGGAAACATGAAATTCGCATTAAGTGGAGCGATTACGATCGGCACTTTAGACGGGGCGAATATTGAAATATTAGAAGATGTTAAAGCTGAAAATTTTTACATATTCGGAAAGACCGTTTCGGAATTGGCGAAGATGAAAGCGGAAGGTTATTCTTCTGTTCTATTATACGAACAAGACGCTCTGGTTCGCGAGTTGGTAGATTCCCTTCGGGACGACTTCTTAGCGGGGAATCCGGCGGACTTATTCGAGGATTTGGTTTCTTCGATTACGGATGAAGGAGATCGATATTTTATTCTTGCGGATTTACATTCCTATTTGGAACAGCAGGATTTAATTTCGCGGGATTTTAAGGATACGGGAAACTGGACGAGGAAGTCTATTATAAATACTTGTA
- a CDS encoding glycoside hydrolase family 57 protein, with product MTSICFYFEVHQPYRLKKYLSSDIGSGVGYFDDVKNREIIRKVGDRCYIPTIDKLLRLRNKYGNKFKVSFSITGTVMEQLKEWYPEVLDKIKKLVSLGGVELLSETYYHSLASLYSEREFYRQIEEHDKLMRIEFGVSPRIFRNTELIYSNRISSLVNKVGYKGILTEGADKLLYGRSPNFVYSAKHIPTMKILTKNFQLSEDIAFRFSDKESRYLLSQPDEFLSWIRSLSDKGEIVNLFMDFENFGDHRWIDDGIFEFLEIIPDELFYQVFNRSGFRFSTPSEVINLYDSRDTIDMGDLVLAEDEYVSEWIGNSMQQEALETLYALEKDVYRKGTEECLDLFGRLQTSDNFYSMGNRFFDREQFGQKAFAPFFTPNEAFESYMNVLQDFKLRILR from the coding sequence ATGACTTCGATATGTTTTTACTTTGAAGTTCACCAGCCATATCGCTTAAAAAAATATCTTTCAAGCGATATCGGATCGGGTGTCGGTTATTTTGACGACGTTAAAAACCGGGAGATCATTCGCAAGGTCGGAGATAGGTGTTATATTCCTACAATCGATAAGTTATTACGACTTCGTAATAAGTATGGGAATAAATTTAAGGTGAGTTTTTCCATAACGGGAACCGTTATGGAACAGTTGAAAGAATGGTACCCGGAAGTCTTGGATAAGATCAAGAAACTGGTATCTTTAGGAGGAGTGGAACTTCTATCGGAGACATACTATCATTCCCTTGCTTCCCTCTATTCCGAGCGGGAATTTTATCGGCAAATCGAAGAACACGATAAACTGATGCGCATTGAATTCGGCGTTTCCCCGAGAATATTCAGGAATACCGAGCTGATCTATTCTAATCGCATCTCCAGTCTTGTTAATAAAGTCGGTTATAAGGGGATATTAACGGAGGGTGCGGATAAATTACTCTATGGCAGAAGTCCGAATTTCGTATATTCCGCTAAGCATATTCCGACCATGAAAATTCTGACGAAAAATTTCCAATTGAGCGAGGATATCGCGTTTCGATTTTCCGATAAAGAGTCTAGATATTTGCTTTCGCAGCCGGATGAATTTTTAAGTTGGATTCGATCACTTTCGGATAAAGGAGAAATCGTTAATCTATTCATGGACTTCGAGAATTTCGGGGATCATAGATGGATTGATGACGGGATATTCGAATTTTTGGAAATCATTCCGGATGAACTCTTTTACCAGGTATTTAATCGATCCGGTTTCCGATTTTCGACGCCTTCCGAGGTCATTAATCTCTATGATTCTCGAGACACGATCGATATGGGAGATCTGGTTTTGGCGGAAGACGAGTATGTGTCTGAATGGATCGGAAATTCAATGCAGCAGGAAGCTCTAGAAACTCTTTATGCATTGGAAAAGGATGTCTACCGGAAAGGTACGGAGGAATGCTTGGATTTATTCGGAAGGCTACAAACGTCCGATAATTTTTATTCTATGGGTAATCGATTTTTTGATCGCGAGCAATTCGGGCAGAAAGCATTCGCACCGTTTTTTACACCAAATGAGGCGTTCGAATCTTATATGAACGTGCTACAGGATTTTAAACTGAGAATTCTTCGATAA